The genomic window AATCCGAAACGGCCCTGGAGCATTTTCAGGCGCTTACGGCGGGAAAAGTTCGACCTGGCCTTCACCCTGAATAAAACCTTCAGCGCGACGGCCTCCGTTCTCACTCACTTATCGGGGGCCGCCTGCCGGGTCGGATATAAAAGCACGCAGAACGCCTGGATCTATGATATGCAGGTAGCCACCGACGGCGAACCCAGGCATGAAATCGAAAACAACCTGGAGCTTTTAAAGGCCGCAGGAATGACAGAGGTCAACTCGGCGCCTGCCTTGTTTTTTGACGTGCAGGAGACGGAAAAAATTGCCGCCCTTCTTAAAGAAAAAAGAAAACATCCTGACCGCCGGTTGATCCTCATCAAACCCGGAACCCGTGTTCCCGAATGGGGATGGCGGCTGAATAAATTTCGAAAAGTGACAGAGGAACTTTTAAAATCAGAAACGGTGGAGGTTTTCCTCATCAGCGGCCCCGGAGAAGGAAAACTCACCGATGATTTCATGAGAGGCATGAAACGCCCCCCAGTGCGCCTTCCGCCCCTGTCGGTCAACGAACTGGCATTGCTGATTCAAAAAAGCGGACTTCTACTTTGCAACCACACAGGGATCATGCATCTGGCCTCAGCGGTGAGGACGCCTGTATTGGCAATATTTAAACATGGAGAGATCGCACGCTGGGGACCGTACAATACTCCGAACGTTGTCCTGGAAGAAAGAAACTCCGAGGCGCTTTCCCCGGAAACCGTGCTCCAATCCATAAATGAACTATTGGGAAGAGCAAAAAGCGAACTTCAGGAAGAACTTGAACTTTGACCGCCTTCTTATCTATTATGACAGTTAACAGCATCTCTTGCATCCAACACATGAAGATCCTCTTTTTCAGGAATTTAAATCCATGAACGATCAAAACGCCAGAAAAACGCCTAACCAGGCAGTAAGCACCAACGGGCTCATATTTAACGAACCGGTCATCTTCGACATGGGGTCCCCCGGAAGGCACGCCTATTCTCTTCCCGAATGCGATGTGCCGGAAATCGAAATAGAGACCCTTCTGCCTCCGGATGAAATCCGCGGACCGATCGACGACTTTCCCGAACTGAGCGAACTCGATGTGGTCCGGCACTTCACGAGGCTTTCGCAGTGGAACTTCAGCATCGACACCAATTTTTACCCATTGGGGTCGTGCACCATGAAGTACAATCCCAAGATCAATGAAGATATGGCCAGGCTCCCTGGCTTCAGCCAGCATCACCCCTTAACGCCGGAGCCATTTTCCCAGGGCAGTCTGCAACTGCTGTTCGAGCTTCAGGAATGCTTAAAAGAAATCAGCGGCATGCAACACGTGAGCCTGCAACCCGCCGCCGGCGCTCAAGGCGAATTCGCGGGCATGCTCATGATTCACGCTTATCATACGGCTCAGGGCAAACCGAAAACCAAAGTCCTGCTCCCGGATTCCGCCCACGGGACCAACCCGGCAAGCGCGGCGCTCTGCGGATACGCGGCGGTGCAGATCCCCTCTGACAAGGAAGGGTTGATCGACATCGACCGGCTCAACCAGTTGATGGACGAAGACACCGCGGCGATCATGCTGACCAACCCCAACACCCTGGGGATGTTTGAAAAAAATATTCTAGAGATCACCGACATCGTGCATAAAAAAGGCGGACTGGTCTACTGCGACGGCGCCAATCTGAACGCCATCATGGGGAAAACCAAAATGGGCGACATGGGCATCGACGTCCTGCATTTCAACCTGCACAAAACCTTTTCCACACCGCATGGCGGCGGCGGACCAGGAGCGGGACCGGTCGGAATTAATTCCAAACTCGAACCGTTTCTTCCGACTCCGGTGATCGAGAAAAAAGGCTCCAAATACCGCATGAATATGGACCGCCCGCAAAGCATCGGCAGGATGAAAGCATTTTACGGCAACTTCGGCATCCTCGTCCGCGCCTATGCGTTCATTCGATCCCTGGGCGCGGAAGGCGTCAAACAAGCGGCAGAGGGAGCGGTGCTCAACTCCAACTACATCAAATCGCAGTTGAAAGACACCTATCACCTCCCCTACCCCGGCCCGAGTCTGCACGAGTGCGTCTTCAACGACAAAAACCAGGCTCCCAAAGTCACGACCATGGACATTGCCAAGGCGCTCATCGACAAAGGGTTTCATCCGCCGACGGTGTATTTCCCGCTGATCGTGAGAGCCGCGCTGATGGTCGAGCCGACGGAATCCGAATCGAAAGAAACCCTCGACCAGTTCATCGAAGCCATGAAGGACATCGCCCAACAGGCAAAAGACGATCCCGACAGCCTCCACGACACGCCCAAACTGCCGAAAGTCTCCCGCCCCGATGAGGCCCACGCCGCAAGGCACCCCAAACTGAGGTGGAGGAAATAAAAATTAAGTCTCGCAATTACCCTCCTTTTTCATACCCTTAGAAATTTAGGATGACCGAAGTTATTATAAAATAAAGGTTTTATATTCTTAAACTTTGATTTCCAAATTCTTGCGATGGTAGAATTCTTCTCATGGTTTGATATTGCTATCTGTTTTTTTGGGAATAGGTTCAAATGAAATCTGAAAATTGTGCAAAAAATAATTGGTGGCTCGCATTTTCCCTAGTTCTGATTGTTTTAACAGGGTGTATTAATACAGCGCAACTTGTTGTAAACGAAGAAGCAGAAGTCAAGAGTTACTCCGATCTATATTTTATCGGGCCAGAGGAAGATCCGAGAGAAATTGTTCCTATAGTGATGGAAAAGTTTAAGGAATTAGGTTTTAACATCAAAATTGTTAATCAGGATGAGCCATTAAGTGGTCAGGGAACAGGCTTTGTAATTTCTAGAAGGGGTTACATTATTACCTGCGCTCATGTAATGGGAGAACAGCGTGACGCAACGATTTGGATTGCTGGTCAAAGGTACGAAGCAGACGTCATTAGCGCCAACAAGGAAAAAGATTTAGCCGTTTTAAAAACTAGAACCTCCCTTAATCCTCAAATAAACCCCTTAAGTTTTCGGATAAACCCTGAACCTAAAATGGGCGAAAATGTTTACACCATTGGCTTCCCAATGTCCCACCTTTTAGGAGACAGTGCCAGACTGAGTAAAGGCCTGATAAACGCTACAAAAGGTTTAAAGGACGATCCAAATCAAGTTCAAATATCCACCGAAGTACAGCCAGGGAACAGCGGGGGACCTTTATTTGATGACAATGGTGTTGTGCTTGGAATTATTCAACAAACGCTCGCACCATCCAAAGTATTCAATCAATCCGGTGGTCTACCACAAAATGTCAACTTTGCCATTAGATCCAAGGTAGTTCTTGACTATATAAAGGCAGAAAATAATAACCTGTATCAAGAAATATTGTTTGGCCAAAATAGAAGCATCGCTGATATCGAGGGTTCAGCAGCGAAGATCATGACTGGAATTATCCCTGAAGGGTCGGAAAAAATTCCTAAATTAATTGCTGTTTTAGACTACAAAAGCATTTGGGATTTATGGTTTAAATTTAAATATTTTACTATCGCATTTTATGATTTCAATTCCAGAGAACCCTTATTTGCTGCGGGACAAGGGTATTTAAATATTAATAGTACACTAAATTCGGTGATCGAAGATACTTTTGATCACATTCGCAAAGCACTAAAGAAAAATCTCATAAACAAAAAAAACATTAGTGAGTAACAAGGGTTGCAGACCAACTAATGGAACTTTCAACTCTGAGTCAACTAAAAAACATTGGCAAGAACGTTGAAAAACGATTGAATGAGATTGGTGTTTATTCCAGAGCGGATTTGAACAAAATTGGCTCCGCAAAAGCCTATCAACAGTTATCCCAAAAACAACCGGGCAACCACCTGCCCGTTTGCTATTATCTTTATTCCCTGGAAGGCGCGTTAAAAAATAAACATTGGGATGAGTTTTCGGAAAGTGAAAAGAAAAAGTTGCGGATGAAAGCTGGACTTGGGAAATAGTCTTCGCTATCGGACACGTCTTTAGGTTTTCAGGGAGCTATAAGCTGTTGTGCTTCACAATCCCAGCGCCAGAGACAAGTGTCGCTCAACTCGGTTCCGCCCCACCAGAAATGAATATCATTGCGTCGCGCGTGGTCTTCCTCGCCTGAAAGCACGGCCTCCCCAAAGGCCGTCAGATTGAGTATAGCCGCCAGGAAGGTTTTCCTCTCATTGTCATTTTTGTAGGCGTCCAACGAAAAATCTTCAAGGCCGGAAATCAGCGGTTCTCTGGCATGAACTAAACCCATCAATCGATCGAAAAAACTCCAATCGCCCATGAACTGAGCTTCTTCCATTTTCTGTGAAGCACGGAAAAGTTCCCGTGCGTCCAACACGCCTCTATCAATCAGGGAGATTATTTGTCGTTCGCTCCGTAAAAGCCCTGTTGAGAGTGCTGGCAGTTCCTCCAGCATACGAAGAACCGAAGGCTTCAGAAAAGGCAAAGCGCTCAAGTCTTTCTCGAGCAAAGCAGCAAAGCTTAACGGAGTCGGTTGACGAAAGGCCCGCCAGGCCTCTTCTGCCAAGTTGAGTTGCGCAGCTGAAATACGCTCCTTTCGATCCAAAAACTGGCCAATCGTTTGCGGGGTTTGAGTCCCTAGAAAATCATCCGCCTGCACTAAAAACCACTCATCGTTTTTCTTAGGATGCGTTGCAATAAAATCCAGGATCTGAAGCAATTGTAATTGGTCGTAAAGATCATGCTCGAACCATAAGACCGCGCTTTCATACTGATCCACATCCGCAAGCAAATCATCTCTCTCTTTAAAACCGTTTTCCACTTGATCTGAACCCGTCCAGCCTTTATCAGCAAGATACTTCGCCCGGATCAAAGACAATGAATCTAAATCATCGGTGAGCGGTACCGGTCCTTCATGCAGGACATCTCTCCATGGCAACCAATGATCTCCAATTTTGGCAGTCTTTAAAAGATCAACCGCCGAATCTCCATTAGTGATGATCAACTCTTGTGCTTTCACGACTTTTTCTTCTTCTTTCGTTCCAAGGTTTTTTTGATATAGGCAACAGCATCGGGCGTTTTACAGCTGGTCTCGCCGTGATCGACTTCCACCTTGCCGATGCGTTTGGCGATCGCAATGGCCTTCTTTTGCAGGGTCGAATTGCGAATTCCTATGGCAATCAATGCCATGTTCATCGCGTGCCTCACGCGGTTCTTACTTTTATGAATATCCGCCTCAATTCTGCCTAGAAAATTTTCAAGATACTGATTGGATAGCGCTTCATTGCCCATTGCAAGTTCGGTGAGCATATTCCACCCCGTGCTTGAAATCCACTCCCTTTTGGCTTTTGTCCATTTTTCCATGCATTTTTTGGCTTGCGGACCCTGACTCACCAGTTCAGAAAAAAGACCGACCAGAACCTTATTATTCAAAACCCGAATCCAATCATTCAACAGTCGCCCTTTCATTTCCATGGGGTCGGCGATCATGCAGGCCAACACACGCGCATCGTGGTTTCCCGTTTCCCAGAGTTCAAGGGCCATTAGATGGTTTTTTTTGATCTTTTTCTTTAACTTGCCCAGGTTGGCGTAACTCACTCCATACTGCTCGTCCACGACACCATGCCGGGCAAAAATTTTGCGGTTTTGAGCCGTCCCCAATTTTTTGAGCTCGCCGAGAATCTTTTTGGCTTCTTTACTCTGCATCGGGCGTGAGAGTCCTCCTTCTAAAACCACCTTCTGTGGACAAATCAAACTCACTGTCGGGAACGGGTTGTAGAGCTTGCATCGCATCATGAGCGTGGGAATGGTTGTCTTCCGGAAACCCGAACTCTTCCGGATCCACCGTATGCAGATAGCCGTGCATTTGCATCAAAAACAACAAGGCCCCAGCCGCAATAATCCCCTTATTGGACACCGAACTGATTGGCTGGAAAGATTTCGTTCGCCGCCATTTGAAGAGCAAAGCCACCATAATGCACAAGGCGCCTATCTGCCCCAATTCAATCCCCAGATTGAACGAGAGAATTCTGAGCACAATGCCGTCTTCTCCTAATGGAAGCTGTTGCAACCGGGTGGACAATCCAAATCCGTGAATGAAGCCCAGCAGAAATATCATCAGAAGAAGATTGGGAGGTTTCTCGAAAAATTTCTTGAACCCGCCTAAATTTTCGTAACCGATGTAGCAAACACTGAGTGCGATCACCGCGTCGATGAGCCAGACATTGGCGGTGACACCCATGAGCGTGGCGGAAATCAAAGTGATGCTGTGTCCAATCGTGAACGCGGTGATGTATTTCACAACATCCATGAAGGTGGTCAAAAAGAACACGATGCCGAACACAAACAGAAGGTGGTCGTAGCCGGTCAGCATGTGGGTGGCTCCAAGCCACATGTATTGCAGATAGCCCCCATCGAGCATGGCTTGTTTATCGGCTTCGGACATGCCATGCGGAAAACCCGATTCCGTGATCACGAGAAAAAATGAAATCCATATCATGCAAAACAGTGTTTTTGGTTTCATGAGGCGGCCTGTTTTATTAAAGGATCTAGAAAACACCTGCAATTAAAGAAAAATTTTCTGCATAAACAACAACACCATGGTCGTCACCAGAATCGCTCCCAGAAAATTCAGCGCCACCCCGGCGCGGGACATCCTGGGGATGGTCACCCAGCCGCTGCTGTACACGATGGCGTTTGGCGGTGTGGCCACCGGGAGCATGAAGGCAAACGATGCAGACAGGGTTGCGGGAATCATCAGCAGGAGCGGATGGTAATTCGCCGCCACCGCCGCCGCCCCGATGATGGGAAGAATCATCGTCGTCGTCGCCGTGTTGGAGGTGAGTTCGGTGAGAAACGTGATGGCCAGGCAAATGAGAAGGATGACCGCGAAAATGGGCAGTGCGGCCACACCGGTCAATTGCTGCCCGATCCATTGGTCGAGTCCGGTTTTATTGAATCCCGCCGCCAGCGCAAACCCGCCGCCAAACAACAGTAGAATTCCCCAGGGGACCTTCCCCTGCACCGTGCCCCAATCGAGAACAAAATATTCCCGCTTTCCCTGAAGTACCATCCCTTTATTGTAGTTCACAGGAAGAAGGAATAATAACAGTCCCATGGCCATCGCAACCGTCGCGTCGTGTATAAGTTCAGGCCTCGCAAAAAGACCGGACCAACCGGGGATCGCAAAGGAACCGAGGGCGATGGGTTTTCTGAATATCCAAAGAAGTGCGGTCGAAACAAAAACCACAGCGATGATCTTTTCCGCGCGGTTCATCCTCCCTAGAGCCTTGAGTTCGTTCTGGATGACCCCGGGTTCATTATCACCAAATCGAATCTGCTTGAGTGGGATCGGCGAGACGAAACGGCACAGGTAGACCCACACGATAGGCAGAAATAAAACCACCAGAGGAACTGCGAACACCATCCATTGGAAAAAGCTGATCTCGATAAACTCCGGAAACAGTTTTTTATAGAATCCGGCAAACACGATATTGGGAGGGGTGCCGATCAGCGTTCCGACCCCGCCGATACTGGCCGCATACGCCAGCCCCAGCATCAGAACGAGTCCCAGGCTTTCCTGGATCGCCTGCTCACTCTCGGTATTGCGTATGCCATTCAAAGACGCCTCCTGAGCGATCTGCCGCACCACAGCCATAGCCACCGGCAACATCATCATGGTGGTCGCTGTGTTTGAGATCCACATGGAAAGAAACGCCGCCGCCACCATGAACCCTAAAACAATCCGGTCCAGATTGGTGCCGATCAGGGAAATGATCCAAAGAGCCAGACGTTTGTGGAAATTCCATTTCTCCATCGCCAGGGCAATCATGAATCCGCCGAGGAAAAGAAATACCAGATGATTGGTGTAATTGGGAGCGACTTCCTTACTGGATAGAATTCCAAGCAGGGGGAATAAAACCAGAGGCAAAAGGGCGGTCACCGTGATCGAAGTCCCCTCTCCCATCCACCAGATGGCCATTAAAACCACCACCGCCAGGAGGCGTTGACCGGCCACCGTCATGCCCTCCGGTTGAGGCATCAACAATATAAATAAGGAAATGACTAATCCGCCAAGGAGAACGGCGGCCTGCTTTTTGAAGTTGGGATCCGTCAAGAAAATACCTCTTGCGGCCAGCCCCGGCCTGGAGCGGGTTTACTCACGTCGTGAAACGATTTCTACCCAGAGCTGAATTCGGTCAGTCACAAACTCATCGATCGCCACTATCGGATCCAGCGTTTCGCTGGGGCCCAGTGTAATATGCACCAACCGGGGAGGGACATCAAGGGTTTGTGCATCCGGCCAGCGTGAGGCGGAACCTGATATTCAGGTCCAGGGAGCTTAGAACGGACTAAACCCTCATTCTTGCGGAAATTTTTTCTCTCAGCGTTCTGGGTTTAACCGACCGGCTGAAGCTTTCTTTTGACGTTAAGTGTGGAAACGATGTGCTTGTCCATGTCCAGGTCTTTTGGGGAATAACCCAGAGCCAAAGCGACAAGTTGCGGAAGATGCAGGATGGGAATGTGGTATTTCTTTTCCAGTAGTTTTTCGATTTCCGGCTGATAGGAATCGAGATTCAGATGACACAGAGGACAACCTGTCACCACGCAGTCCGCTCCGCTTTCGATCGCGTCCACCAGGGCGTTTCCCGCCATGTCCAGAGAGGCTTTCTTGTTCATCATGACGATGGGAAACCCGCAGCATTTGGTCCGGCTTTCGTAATACACGGGCGTGGCTCCGAGAGCCGCGAAGATGTCTTCCATTCCAGTGGGGTTGTCCGGGTTGTCGAAATCGGAAAGTTTTGAAGGGCGAAGAACATAGCAACCGTAAAACGCCGCCACCTTGAGCCCCGTCAACGGACGTTTGATTCTTTCCCGCAGTCGTTTCATGCCTTCATCCGTAGCCAGGATATTGGCAAAATGCTTGATGCGGCTTTTTTCACCATCGTACTGATGACCGCCTTCACTCAGGATGTGGTTGATCTTCTTCATGTATTCCGGATCGGACTTGAGGTTGCATTCGGTCTTTTTCAACACTCCCTGACAGGTGGAACAAATGGTGACCAGATCCAGGCCCTGTTTTTCCGCGATGGCAAAGGTGCGTGCATTGAGCGCGTCGGCCAGCATGGGGCTTTTCTCACCCACTACCCCCGCGCCGCAACAAGCCGCACTTTTCATTTCGACAAATTCGATTCCCAGCCCTTCCGCGGCTTTTTTAGTGGAAACCATCAGTTCGCGCGTGGCGCCCTGAGAAACACAACCCGTAAACAGTGCAAATTTCATTGACCCAGTTCCTTAAAAATACGCTTCACATCTTTAACATCGTCGATGGATTTGTGAAAGATTGGCGGAATTTTCCGCTTTAACAGCATTCGGATCCCGATAGGAATCAAATCCATCAATCCCTTGATATTGAAAATTCCCACCGATTCCACCGGAATCCGGTTTTCGTTGAGCCTGCCGCTGGCCTTGACGGAATTCGCAAACGATAAGGCATGGCGCGCGCCGTTGTTATTATGAACCCCCTGCTCAAGCGCCACTGTCATGATTTCCTTGATGCGGTAGAAAGGTTCCGCCGGCTTGGGACAGCGTTCGACGCATTCGCCGCAGTGCGTGCAGTCCCAGATGCCGCCCGGTTCGCTTAACTCGGTCACGCGTTCCAGGGTTTTTTCATCGCGGGAGTCGCTGACAAACCGCTGGGCCTTGGCCAGCGCCGCAGGACCCAGGAAGTTGTCGTCCACCTCCAGCACGTTACAGTCAGAATAACAATTGCCGCACATGATGCAGGTGCTGGAATCGTCTATCAATCGAAACTGCTCCGGAGCCTGCTGTCTTTCTTTTTCCGGCGGTTGCTCGTTGGTCTGCAAATAAGGTTTGACCTTGTGGACCTTTTCCCAGAACGGCTCAAAATCGACCACCAGATCTTTTATGGGCTGCATATTGCCCAAAGGCTCGATCGTCACGGTGTCGTCCTTGTCCACCTGACTGACAGCTTGCCGCTGGCAAGCCAGGATAGCGCGGCCATTGACCTTCATGCCGCAGGACCCGCAAATGGCGCTCCTGCAGGACATCCGATAGGTCAAACTGCCGTCCTGCTTCCACTTGATCAGGTTGATGCAGTCTAAAAGGGTGGACCCATCGGGAATATCCAGCTGAAAGTCTTCGTAATAGGGTTCCGGTTGCTTTTCCGGATTGTAGCGTTTGATCCTGAAAGTAGTCATCAATAAGTTCTTTCAGTAGGTTGATGCTTCGTGATGATCACCGGTTTGTATTTCAGCTCCAACTCATCCATTGAGCCATGAACCAGAGTGTGCTTCATAAAATTTTCATCATCGCGTTTGTTAAAATCCGTCCGGAAATGCCCGCCCCGGCTTTCCTTTCTGGCCAAAGCGGCAACCGCGATCACTTCCGCCATCGCCAGCATATTTCCCAACTCAAGGATCTCATAAATTTCCGTATTGAACAGCTTGCCCTTATCCGTTACTTTACCTTTTTTAAAGCGGGATTGAAGGTTTTTTATGGTCTCAATGCAGGACTTCAGTTTTTCTTCATCGCGAAACACCCCGCATTTTTCCATCATGACTTCCTTCATTTCG from Nitrospinaceae bacterium includes these protein-coding regions:
- a CDS encoding glycosyl transferase family 9: MGPNLNRLEKVAKNVLWSALGLIFSKREKQQLPLDLSKIKSVLVLRPDRLGDVVLSTPVYESIKASLPGVRLTALVNKSNTGLLKNNPNVDEILAWNPKRPWSIFRRLRREKFDLAFTLNKTFSATASVLTHLSGAACRVGYKSTQNAWIYDMQVATDGEPRHEIENNLELLKAAGMTEVNSAPALFFDVQETEKIAALLKEKRKHPDRRLILIKPGTRVPEWGWRLNKFRKVTEELLKSETVEVFLISGPGEGKLTDDFMRGMKRPPVRLPPLSVNELALLIQKSGLLLCNHTGIMHLASAVRTPVLAIFKHGEIARWGPYNTPNVVLEERNSEALSPETVLQSINELLGRAKSELQEELEL
- a CDS encoding glycine dehydrogenase; its protein translation is MNDQNARKTPNQAVSTNGLIFNEPVIFDMGSPGRHAYSLPECDVPEIEIETLLPPDEIRGPIDDFPELSELDVVRHFTRLSQWNFSIDTNFYPLGSCTMKYNPKINEDMARLPGFSQHHPLTPEPFSQGSLQLLFELQECLKEISGMQHVSLQPAAGAQGEFAGMLMIHAYHTAQGKPKTKVLLPDSAHGTNPASAALCGYAAVQIPSDKEGLIDIDRLNQLMDEDTAAIMLTNPNTLGMFEKNILEITDIVHKKGGLVYCDGANLNAIMGKTKMGDMGIDVLHFNLHKTFSTPHGGGGPGAGPVGINSKLEPFLPTPVIEKKGSKYRMNMDRPQSIGRMKAFYGNFGILVRAYAFIRSLGAEGVKQAAEGAVLNSNYIKSQLKDTYHLPYPGPSLHECVFNDKNQAPKVTTMDIAKALIDKGFHPPTVYFPLIVRAALMVEPTESESKETLDQFIEAMKDIAQQAKDDPDSLHDTPKLPKVSRPDEAHAARHPKLRWRK
- a CDS encoding TfoX, translating into MELSTLSQLKNIGKNVEKRLNEIGVYSRADLNKIGSAKAYQQLSQKQPGNHLPVCYYLYSLEGALKNKHWDEFSESEKKKLRMKAGLGK
- a CDS encoding DNA alkylation repair protein translates to MQSKEAKKILGELKKLGTAQNRKIFARHGVVDEQYGVSYANLGKLKKKIKKNHLMALELWETGNHDARVLACMIADPMEMKGRLLNDWIRVLNNKVLVGLFSELVSQGPQAKKCMEKWTKAKREWISSTGWNMLTELAMGNEALSNQYLENFLGRIEADIHKSKNRVRHAMNMALIAIGIRNSTLQKKAIAIAKRIGKVEVDHGETSCKTPDAVAYIKKTLERKKKKKS
- a CDS encoding membrane protein, translated to MSEADKQAMLDGGYLQYMWLGATHMLTGYDHLLFVFGIVFFLTTFMDVVKYITAFTIGHSITLISATLMGVTANVWLIDAVIALSVCYIGYENLGGFKKFFEKPPNLLLMIFLLGFIHGFGLSTRLQQLPLGEDGIVLRILSFNLGIELGQIGALCIMVALLFKWRRTKSFQPISSVSNKGIIAAGALLFLMQMHGYLHTVDPEEFGFPEDNHSHAHDAMQALQPVPDSEFDLSTEGGFRRRTLTPDAE
- a CDS encoding carboxylate transporter, translated to MTDPNFKKQAAVLLGGLVISLFILLMPQPEGMTVAGQRLLAVVVLMAIWWMGEGTSITVTALLPLVLFPLLGILSSKEVAPNYTNHLVFLFLGGFMIALAMEKWNFHKRLALWIISLIGTNLDRIVLGFMVAAAFLSMWISNTATTMMMLPVAMAVVRQIAQEASLNGIRNTESEQAIQESLGLVLMLGLAYAASIGGVGTLIGTPPNIVFAGFYKKLFPEFIEISFFQWMVFAVPLVVLFLPIVWVYLCRFVSPIPLKQIRFGDNEPGVIQNELKALGRMNRAEKIIAVVFVSTALLWIFRKPIALGSFAIPGWSGLFARPELIHDATVAMAMGLLLFLLPVNYNKGMVLQGKREYFVLDWGTVQGKVPWGILLLFGGGFALAAGFNKTGLDQWIGQQLTGVAALPIFAVILLICLAITFLTELTSNTATTTMILPIIGAAAVAANYHPLLLMIPATLSASFAFMLPVATPPNAIVYSSGWVTIPRMSRAGVALNFLGAILVTTMVLLFMQKIFL
- a CDS encoding heterodisulfide reductase; its protein translation is MKFALFTGCVSQGATRELMVSTKKAAEGLGIEFVEMKSAACCGAGVVGEKSPMLADALNARTFAIAEKQGLDLVTICSTCQGVLKKTECNLKSDPEYMKKINHILSEGGHQYDGEKSRIKHFANILATDEGMKRLRERIKRPLTGLKVAAFYGCYVLRPSKLSDFDNPDNPTGMEDIFAALGATPVYYESRTKCCGFPIVMMNKKASLDMAGNALVDAIESGADCVVTGCPLCHLNLDSYQPEIEKLLEKKYHIPILHLPQLVALALGYSPKDLDMDKHIVSTLNVKRKLQPVG
- a CDS encoding succinate dehydrogenase iron-sulfur subunit, translating into MTTFRIKRYNPEKQPEPYYEDFQLDIPDGSTLLDCINLIKWKQDGSLTYRMSCRSAICGSCGMKVNGRAILACQRQAVSQVDKDDTVTIEPLGNMQPIKDLVVDFEPFWEKVHKVKPYLQTNEQPPEKERQQAPEQFRLIDDSSTCIMCGNCYSDCNVLEVDDNFLGPAALAKAQRFVSDSRDEKTLERVTELSEPGGIWDCTHCGECVERCPKPAEPFYRIKEIMTVALEQGVHNNNGARHALSFANSVKASGRLNENRIPVESVGIFNIKGLMDLIPIGIRMLLKRKIPPIFHKSIDDVKDVKRIFKELGQ